One Rhizoctonia solani chromosome 1, complete sequence DNA window includes the following coding sequences:
- a CDS encoding Retrotransposon-derived protein PEG10 has protein sequence MNLKDGQPKKWGQIYLEKLLNGDDEPTLGYWDTFEAAFLCNWNDPAAAQIAEQHVHKLKQVKSASDYASEFRIIVSKIEWSDPALIASFCQGLKTEVRSKLIEYTLHKNITALDKFIPTA, from the coding sequence ATGAACCTAAAGGAtggacaacccaagaagtGGGGTCAAATCTACCTAGAGAAGCTGCTAAATGGAGATGATGAGCCAACCCTGGGATACTGGGACACATTTGAAGCAGCATTCTTATGCAACTGGAATGATCCAGCAGCTGCAcaaattgcagaacaacATGTGCACAAGCTCAAGCAAGTGAAATCAGCCAGTGACTATGCCTCAGAGTTCAGAATCATAGTAAGCAAAATAGAATGGTCAGACCCTGCCCTAATTGCCTCCTTCTGCCAAGGGCTTAAGACAGAAGTCAGAAGCAAGCTGATTGAGTACACCCTGCACAAGAACATCACTGCATTGGACAAATTTATCCCAACTGCTTGA
- a CDS encoding Retrotransposable element Tf2 protein, which produces MVFEDIREPQARIREECWNERDLEPLPQQQKPEEALPSLGFLNLAQVLTIEIRRITDIWIALIDSGSSANLINTELACSHNIQLIELDSTRSVIGMTGRKVHGCIRSNYGLVFSLNRPFSAIFYALPLGNRNLILGTPWLKLAIPDIDWNTMKFSLCLATEAQVGNVDPEPQNFSAEFQESQKVFNKVFFTLTEHCLYDIPIGLEDE; this is translated from the exons ATGGTGTTTGAAGACATCAGAGAGCCCCAAGCAAGAATCAGGGAAGAATGCTGGAATGAAAGGGACTTAGAGCCACTTCCACAGCAGCAAAAGCCTGAGGAAGCTCTGCCTAGTCTAGGCTTCCTGAATCTTGCCCAAG TACTCACTATAGAAATAAGGAGAATCACAGATATCTGGATAGCTTTGATTGACTCTGGCTCTTCTGCCAATTTGATTAATACTGAACTTGCTTGCTCCCACAACATTCAACTCATTGAACTGGACTCCACACGCTCTGTCATTGGTATGACTGGCAGAAAAGTCCATGGCTGCATTCGCTCCAATTATGGCTTAGTCTTCAGTCTTAACAGGCCATTTTCTGCCATCTTCTATGCTCTTCCCTTGGGAAACAGGAATCTTATCCTTGGAACTCCCTGGCTTAAATTGGCTATCCCtgacattgattggaatacCATGAAATTCTCACTCTGCCTGGCAACAGAAGCACAAGTTGGCAACGTCGATCctgagcctcagaacttCTCTGCTGAGTTTCAGGAATCCCAGAAGGTCTTTAACAAAGTGTTTTTCACCCTGACAGAACATTGCCTGTATGACATTCCTATTGGTCTGGAAGATGAGTAG
- a CDS encoding Retrotransposable element Tf2 protein: protein MSIEPLFCAALQANKSPLLTIDIEGITDAQTALIDSGSSANFIDPQFACSHNIPPIELDSSCSVIGINGKQRQFSAIFYALPFGNRNLILGAPWLKLANPDINWTNMKVSLCLTTEAQSGSINPEPQNLPVEFQEFQKVFSEEFFTTLPEHCPYDIAIDLEEDKQPPYGPIYSMTPVQREALKEHTDPELSAGKIVPTTSLAGAPVMFVKRADGRLCLVLDYCWLNAITIKDRYALPRQDKIEKLHHAKIFTKLDLRNGYHNIRIKEGDEWKAAFCTALGHFAPTVMQFGLSNAPAVFMRFMNNIFCDLLDISMVVYLDDILIFSNSTEKHVAHVKEVLFCLLKHNLFCNPA from the exons ATGTCTATAGAACCCTTGTTTTGTGCAGCCCTGCAAGCCAATAAATCACCACTACTCACTATAGATATAGAGGGAATCACAGATGCTCAGACAGCCctaattgattctggttctTCTGCTAACTTCATTGATCCCCAATTTGCCTGTTCTCACAACATCCCACCTATTGAATTGGACTCCTCATGCTCTGTCATTGGCATTAATGGCAAACAA AGGCAATTTTCTGCCATCTTCTATGCTCTTCCCTTTGGAAACAGAAACCTTATCCTTGGAGCCCCATGGCTCAAATTGGCCAACCCTGACATCAATTGGACTAACATGAAAGTTTCACTTTGCCTAACTACAGAAGCACAAAGTGGCAGCATCAACCCTGAGCCTCAGAATCTCCCTGTTGAATTCCAGGAGTTCCAGAAAGTGTTCAGTGAAGAGTTCTTTACCACACTACCTGAACATTGCCCATATGACATTGCTATTGACCTGGAAGAGGATAAACAGCCTCCCTATGGCCCTATCTATTCTATGACCCCTGTACAAAGAGAAGCACTCAAGGAACATACTGACCCAGAACTTTCAGCTGGAAAGATTGTGCCAACCACCTCACTGGCAGGAGCTCCAGTGATGTTTGTGAAAAGAGCTGATGGCAGGCTTTGCTTAGTGTTGGATTATTGCTGGCTAaatgccatcacaatcaaggacagaTATGCACTGCCAAGACAGGACAAAATTGAGAAGCTGCACCATGCTAAGATCTTCACAAAGCTGGATTTAAGGAACGGATATCATAACATcagaatcaaggaaggagatgaatggaaggccGCATTTTGCACTGCCCTTGGTCATTTTGCTCCCACAGTCATGCAATTTGGCCTTAGCAATGCCCCAGCTGTGTTTAtgcgcttcatgaacaacatatTCTGTGATTTGCTTGATATCTCTATGGTTGTgtacttggatgacatcctgatcttctcaaaTTCAACAGAAAAGCATGTGGCACATGTCAAGGaggtcttattttgcttgcTGAAGCACAATCTTTTCTGCAACCCTGCCTaa
- a CDS encoding Retrotransposon-derived protein PEG10, with protein sequence MVPNTSWAIPHTQEYLGTNPEQPFIRPTSVDPSSTSQAAISNPLSKGYLSAQPGETNEEKEARILHNIATIMGRALSVPLQSTFRGLSQTPGPAQVKSKIPAPERYDGKKGPAAKSPGLQNLLPQQCSLLLF encoded by the coding sequence ATGGTCCCAAACACCTCATGGGCAATCCCACACACCCAGgaataccttggcaccaACCCAGAGCAGCCATTCATCAGACCAACATCTGTAGATCCCTCAAGTACATCTCAAGCAGCAATAAGCAACCCCCTAAGCAAAGGATATCTATCAGCTCAACCAGGAGAAAcaaatgaagaaaaggaggcaagaaTATTGCACAACATTGCAACCATCATGGGCAGAGCCTTATCTGTCCCACTTCAGAGCACCTTCAGGGGACTATCCCAAACTCCTGGCCCAGCCCAAGTGAAATCAAAGatccctgctcctgagaggtatgatggcaagaagggccctgcagccaaatctcctggattgcaaaacctactTCCTCAGCAATGCTCCCTTCTTCTCTTCTGA